From a region of the Salvelinus fontinalis isolate EN_2023a chromosome 13, ASM2944872v1, whole genome shotgun sequence genome:
- the plac8l1 gene encoding cornifelin homolog A isoform X5, with translation MEDTTAIVTTDHCAPVTKAAKHQAPGDEEDEEAGGWDIGTESWNTQSAASAVMKLPVLTQPGLGVTTTTVTTITQTGGDWSSSLFNVCGDRSTCLLGVFVPCCLDLSLAHQYGECLCLPLLPGSTFAMRVGIRERYKIQGSVCEDWTTVYCCYPLAICQMIREMKRRMKSQTYKVSTALECS, from the exons ATGGAGGACACCACAGCCATAGTCACCACAGACCA ttgtgcaccagtcaCCAAAGCTGCAAAGCATCAGGCCCCAGGTGATGAGGAGGACGAGGAAGCCGGGGGCTGGGACATAGGAACAGAAAGCTGGAACACACAGAGTGCCGCTTCTGCTGTGATGAAACTCCCTGTGCTCACGCAGCCTGGCCTGGGGGTAACCACGACAACAGTGACCACCATCACTCAGACGGGAGGGGACTGGAGCAGCAGTCTGTTCAAcgtgtgtggagacaggagcaCAT GTCTCTTAGGGGTCTTTGTGCCCTGTTGCTTGGACCTGAGTCTGGCCCACCAGTACGGGGagtgtctgtgtctgcccctgCTCCCTGGCTCCACATTCGCCATGCGGGTGGGCATCAGGGAGAGATACAAGATACAG GGCAGCGTCTGTGAGGACTGGACTACAGTGTATTGCTGCTACCCCCTGGCCATCTGTCAGATGATccgagagatgaagaggaggatgaagagccAAACCTACAAGGTATCCACTGCACTAGAGTGCTCCTGA
- the plac8l1 gene encoding uncharacterized protein plac8l1 isoform X4, with protein MFLILPQASPSRFSYQHCAPKSRSDQEECVTAHLCPGLSGNTLLLSVIRGAAVSMEDTTAIVTTDHCAPVTKAAKHQAPGDEEDEEAGGWDIGTESWNTQSAASAVMKLPVLTQPGLGVTTTTVTTITQTGGDWSSSLFNVCGDRSTCLLGVFVPCCLDLSLAHQYGECLCLPLLPGSTFAMRVGIRERYKIQPGFR; from the exons ATGTTTCTTATTTTACCACAAGCCTCCCCCAGCCGATTCTCATACCAACACTGTGCACCAAAAAGCAGAAGTGATCAGGAGGAATGTGTGACAGCTCACTTGTGTCCAGGACTAAGCGGTAACACGTTGCTGTTGTCTGTGATTCGG GGAGCAGCCGTCAGCATGGAGGACACCACAGCCATAGTCACCACAGACCA ttgtgcaccagtcaCCAAAGCTGCAAAGCATCAGGCCCCAGGTGATGAGGAGGACGAGGAAGCCGGGGGCTGGGACATAGGAACAGAAAGCTGGAACACACAGAGTGCCGCTTCTGCTGTGATGAAACTCCCTGTGCTCACGCAGCCTGGCCTGGGGGTAACCACGACAACAGTGACCACCATCACTCAGACGGGAGGGGACTGGAGCAGCAGTCTGTTCAAcgtgtgtggagacaggagcaCAT GTCTCTTAGGGGTCTTTGTGCCCTGTTGCTTGGACCTGAGTCTGGCCCACCAGTACGGGGagtgtctgtgtctgcccctgCTCCCTGGCTCCACATTCGCCATGCGGGTGGGCATCAGGGAGAGATACAAGATACAG CCAGGCTTCAGATAG
- the plac8l1 gene encoding PLAC8-like protein 1 isoform X1, translating to MFLILPQASPSRFSYQHCAPKSRSDQEECVTAHLCPGLSGNTLLLSVIRGAAVSMEDTTAIVTTDHCAPVTKAAKHQAPGDEEDEEAGGWDIGTESWNTQSAASAVMKLPVLTQPGLGVTTTTVTTITQTGGDWSSSLFNVCGDRSTCLLGVFVPCCLDLSLAHQYGECLCLPLLPGSTFAMRVGIRERYKIQGSVCEDWTTVYCCYPLAICQMIREMKRRMKSQTYKVSTALECS from the exons ATGTTTCTTATTTTACCACAAGCCTCCCCCAGCCGATTCTCATACCAACACTGTGCACCAAAAAGCAGAAGTGATCAGGAGGAATGTGTGACAGCTCACTTGTGTCCAGGACTAAGCGGTAACACGTTGCTGTTGTCTGTGATTCGG GGAGCAGCCGTCAGCATGGAGGACACCACAGCCATAGTCACCACAGACCA ttgtgcaccagtcaCCAAAGCTGCAAAGCATCAGGCCCCAGGTGATGAGGAGGACGAGGAAGCCGGGGGCTGGGACATAGGAACAGAAAGCTGGAACACACAGAGTGCCGCTTCTGCTGTGATGAAACTCCCTGTGCTCACGCAGCCTGGCCTGGGGGTAACCACGACAACAGTGACCACCATCACTCAGACGGGAGGGGACTGGAGCAGCAGTCTGTTCAAcgtgtgtggagacaggagcaCAT GTCTCTTAGGGGTCTTTGTGCCCTGTTGCTTGGACCTGAGTCTGGCCCACCAGTACGGGGagtgtctgtgtctgcccctgCTCCCTGGCTCCACATTCGCCATGCGGGTGGGCATCAGGGAGAGATACAAGATACAG GGCAGCGTCTGTGAGGACTGGACTACAGTGTATTGCTGCTACCCCCTGGCCATCTGTCAGATGATccgagagatgaagaggaggatgaagagccAAACCTACAAGGTATCCACTGCACTAGAGTGCTCCTGA
- the plac8l1 gene encoding uncharacterized protein plac8l1 isoform X3, with product MFLILPQASPSRFSYQHCAPKSRSDQEECVTAHLCPGLSGNTLLLSVIRGAAVSMEDTTAIVTTDHCAPVTKAAKHQAPGDEEDEEAGGWDIGTESWNTQSAASAVMKLPVLTQPGLGVTTTTVTTITQTGGDWSSSLFNVCGDRSTCLLGVFVPCCLDLSLAHQYGECLCLPLLPGSTFAMRVGIRERYKIQQPGFR from the exons ATGTTTCTTATTTTACCACAAGCCTCCCCCAGCCGATTCTCATACCAACACTGTGCACCAAAAAGCAGAAGTGATCAGGAGGAATGTGTGACAGCTCACTTGTGTCCAGGACTAAGCGGTAACACGTTGCTGTTGTCTGTGATTCGG GGAGCAGCCGTCAGCATGGAGGACACCACAGCCATAGTCACCACAGACCA ttgtgcaccagtcaCCAAAGCTGCAAAGCATCAGGCCCCAGGTGATGAGGAGGACGAGGAAGCCGGGGGCTGGGACATAGGAACAGAAAGCTGGAACACACAGAGTGCCGCTTCTGCTGTGATGAAACTCCCTGTGCTCACGCAGCCTGGCCTGGGGGTAACCACGACAACAGTGACCACCATCACTCAGACGGGAGGGGACTGGAGCAGCAGTCTGTTCAAcgtgtgtggagacaggagcaCAT GTCTCTTAGGGGTCTTTGTGCCCTGTTGCTTGGACCTGAGTCTGGCCCACCAGTACGGGGagtgtctgtgtctgcccctgCTCCCTGGCTCCACATTCGCCATGCGGGTGGGCATCAGGGAGAGATACAAGATACAG CAGCCAGGCTTCAGATAG
- the plac8l1 gene encoding uncharacterized protein plac8l1 isoform X2: protein MFLILPQASPSRFSYQHCAPKSRSDQEECVTAHLCPGLSGNTLLLSVIRGAAVSMEDTTAIVTTDHCAPVTKAAKHQAPGDEEDEEAGGWDIGTESWNTQSAASAVMKLPVLTQPGLGVTTTTVTTITQTGGDWSSSLFNVCGDRSTCLLGVFVPCCLDLSLAHQYGECLCLPLLPGSTFAMRVGIRERYKIQLWLYTIFYFVLHAVGNVFLICNVKTHSDLLRKDSF from the exons ATGTTTCTTATTTTACCACAAGCCTCCCCCAGCCGATTCTCATACCAACACTGTGCACCAAAAAGCAGAAGTGATCAGGAGGAATGTGTGACAGCTCACTTGTGTCCAGGACTAAGCGGTAACACGTTGCTGTTGTCTGTGATTCGG GGAGCAGCCGTCAGCATGGAGGACACCACAGCCATAGTCACCACAGACCA ttgtgcaccagtcaCCAAAGCTGCAAAGCATCAGGCCCCAGGTGATGAGGAGGACGAGGAAGCCGGGGGCTGGGACATAGGAACAGAAAGCTGGAACACACAGAGTGCCGCTTCTGCTGTGATGAAACTCCCTGTGCTCACGCAGCCTGGCCTGGGGGTAACCACGACAACAGTGACCACCATCACTCAGACGGGAGGGGACTGGAGCAGCAGTCTGTTCAAcgtgtgtggagacaggagcaCAT GTCTCTTAGGGGTCTTTGTGCCCTGTTGCTTGGACCTGAGTCTGGCCCACCAGTACGGGGagtgtctgtgtctgcccctgCTCCCTGGCTCCACATTCGCCATGCGGGTGGGCATCAGGGAGAGATACAAGATACAG CTGTGGCTGTACAccatattttattttgtattgcaTGCGGTGGGAAATGTGTTTCTGATTTGTAACGTAAAGACTCATTCTGATTTGTTACGTAAAGACTCATTCTGA